GAGTTCGAGATGTTTCTTATCAGATTATCTTACAGTGAAGAAAGCAATATAGCTGGCAGCGAGAGTAAGTGAAATCCCTATGATTGTATCATTGAAAATAAAGCTCCGCCATAGTACTGATGCAATTCCAAACGCAAGGCCCAGAGCAATACTGGTCAAAGAAAATACTGATTAGCATAGTAGCATGGCTTTGTATCATCTAGTTCAAACTTATATACTTTTCACATACGCTCCAAATGAAACTTCTGACAACAACTTTATTATGGACCCTGCATCATAAGTTCTTCCAAGCACCATTCGATAGAATAACTGATAGACAACAATAGCAGTCCTATGAAAATGCAAGGTCATTTAGTATCTCACATGCAATTGTACTTGTAtaataaataattcaaaatttgGTGTGAAGCATACATTCTAAAGTGTTTCTCCCAATAATTTCTAGACACATCTAACATAACACAAAAACTTGTAATCTGTATATTGAGTAACTCATTCTATTTTGGTTCTCCTGAATGGAATTGCTCCTAGTAAAACATAGAGGAACAGAGAGACAAACTGGAAAAAAGCATGCCGTCTAAGAATCAAAAGATGAACAATTCGTGGGTCATAGTACCATACCCATCGTTCATCAAGGATTCTCCTTCAATTATTGTACTGAGCTTTTTACTTGCTCCTAGGTCTTTTAGAAGTGCAACCACAGCAACGGGATCGGTTGCACTAAGCAGTCCACTAAACAGGAACGAAGTTTCCCAGTTCCAATCATATGGAAAAGTAAGCTGTGGAAAATTGACTAGCTAGTCTCAGAACAATGAAAGCAATGGCCTTAGTCCGTTATTTATCCATGTACATACCTTTACGGCAGTTCCAAGCAAAAATGTTGAGATCACCACACCAGGAACAGCAAGTAACACCATCTGCGCCATGCATTTCTGCAAAGTAAATATTTTAGCATACGCTGAACAAACATACACACAACTGTAGTGCTATATAACAATTTTGGAACAAATAATTGGCAGGCAAGAGGTAGGTATATAATACTACCAAAACTACGGACGTTTTAGATCTTGCCTGCGAGAAAAATTAGAGAAGCGAAGAATGAGGTGTGGATTATGATTATCAAAGATTATCTGCATCGAGGGACGTACTAAGGGGCGGGTCACCCTACGACACTTTTTTCCATTTTGGGAAATTCCTCTATTACCTTTTGGTTTAGTGCCGGTATTCCACCCGGCGCATGGAGTAGTATCACTTTGGCAAGCGCAAAAGCAGCCAAAAGAAAAGCATGCGTGCTTCAGAAATTTTGAACTTTTAGAATATTCAGCTTTAACTTTCAAATATTTGAACTTTTAGAAAATTAGGAATTTCAACTTTTACAAATACAAATTATTTCACGAGTACAAAAGGACGACTCGGCTAGACCCGTTCACCCGTCGGGCCGAGGCAAGCTTGGGCTGAGCCGAGCCCAAAAGCCCGATGGGCTCGTACCGAGTGGGTGAGAGAAAAGATGAGAAAAAAAAAGTGATCGTCCATATTAGCATCGCATGCACAACATTTTCGAGGGAGAAGTCGCATGCATGAGGCCCCACCCAAGTCGCGGCAGTGGCCTGTATCCAATTCGCGCTGTGACCGTGCCCGCGGTCAGCCATCAAGGCGCAAACTCACGTATCAAAGCACCAGCTAGCAAGCTGATGACACCAACTGGATGGATATACCTTGATTTGGTGCCCTTCCATGGAGAAGGAGCTCTCGAAGAGAAGGGCGGGAAGGAAAATAGCCAGAAGAAGATCAGGATTTATGGCAGCCCCTGCAGGCACGATCAGCACTTGTGGTAACCGTAGAAGAGAAAATATGTACATCCAGTCTAGTCTAGTCCAGTCCAGTCCAGGGTGGGCTTACAGATACGAACGCCAGCTCCGAGCTTGCCCAGGCCATGCTTCGTTCCGTACTCTGAGCATCGAGGAGAGAAAAGAAGTTATACGCTGGAGTTAAGCGGAGGTCGGGAGGAGGGAAGGGTAAGGAAGAGGGGCCAGACCAAGGCCTCCGAGGGCGACGCCGAGGACGAGGAGGGCGGCGGTGTAGGGGACGCGGGTGCCGCGGAGGAGGTGGCGGGAGCCGATGCCCAGCACGAGGGACACCCCAAAGAACAGCACGGCGTCGTCGGGGCTGGACCCGCCGGGCTCCCCCATCGTCGCCTCGAACCGAGGAGAGGAGAGCAGCACTGCTGCCACTTCCTTTCTTTTCTGTAGTGCTCTTCCACAGTTCCTGGAGAAGAACACGTACGAGCTGGCTTCATGCATATATAGATCATTTGTACGCTTTTGTTTCTCCCCTTGGAACTGAGGAAGCGCACTGCTTTACCTCTGTAGACGACCTTTATGTATGTTGCTTCGTTATGCTTAATGAATGATGCGCGCGTTGGAGACAGGCCGCATGCGATGCTTTCCTAGCCGATGCTGCAACCACGCTAAAATATGAACCATACAAATTGAACTCTCCCTCGGAAATGCTGTGCATGCGATGCTTCGCTATCAGATGGTGGGACGATGTTTGATATGGACCAGACAGATTGAACTCTCCCTCGAAAATGGTGTGCATACGATGCTTTGCTATATATCCAACGGTGGTGGTAGGACGCTAAAATGGACCATTCTTTCCATATCAAAGCAGCCGGCCGGGAATCGATCCACTTGGCTAGTTGTGCTTTGGCCATCAAATTTCCTCTATGATAATCGCGGAAAACTATATACCGCTTAGGCACTACTCTTTGCTAAGTGTTTTTTTGTCAGGTACTCGGCAAAGGCCTTCCTAAACCTAAACCAAGTGCGGTTCAAAAACACTCGGCAAAATATGGACGCTCGGCAAAGCTTGTGCTTTGCCGAGTGGAAGCCAGaaaacacacggcaaaaagatGGGCACTCGGCAAACGCAATGAGACGTGTCCTTGCTCACCTCGGTTAACGGGGGGTTACGGTGTGGTCTTGTTTGCTAAGTGTTGAGTGTCTAAAAGACGGGACTCACCaaaggtttttctttctttctttctttttcaaaATGCCGCGCAATCTTGGCCGGGTGCCCATTATAAGACACTTGACAAATTAACCTCTAAAATTGCTCATTTCTTCATCTTCTCTCTCAACTGTTATTCTTCCCAACGTGTTCCACCATGGTCAGTCTGCGATGCGCTGAGGCTTGGAGGAGTCGACGACCTTGTTTGGACCGAGGAGGACACATGCATACTAGCTTGGAGGAAACGACAAACCTGTTTGTGTAATTAAAATTACATGAACCATTTTTTAAACCTACGCAAGCTTTTTAAAATTATGTGGACATTTTTCTTAATATGTGAACATTATTTTACAATACATGAATATTTTAATTATTTAAACATATTGTAATCTATAATTTTCATCGAAATTACAAAACACAAATCTGTACTGGGTCGCAGTGATCCCAGACGGGGGCTCCTATTCGGCACCATATGTGTTGGGAAACCAGCCAACGCACCCCATAGCTTCCCGTGCGCCATTTGGGCTGGCCCATGTGCATGGTGGGAACACCAGTTTCATTCATTTCATTTTTAGCTATTCACGAGGAGATCTTCCAGAGCCCTGCTTCCACGCATAAGTTTATCTGTAGCTTCATAAGGGAGCTAGAATACATGCCGGGCAAGAGCACAAATTCAACAACAACCAGCAATGAAGTATCCACACGACCTAGGGCTCCACCTCCAGGTTTTATGAAGATCCATGTAGACGCTAGCATTGCAAGGAATCAGAACAAGGGTGCTACTACAGCCGTTTGCAGAGATGGCGATGGAAATTTCATGGGAAGTTCTTCATTAGTGATTTATGGAATTAATGATGCTGTAACAATGGAAGCTATCGCATGTCGTGAGGCCCTTTCATTGGCGGATGATTTGATGTTACAAAGCTTCGTAATAGCATCAGACTCGAAGCAGATAGTGAATGATATTCAGAAGGGAACCAATGGTGCTTATGGCACCATCATTGCTGAGATTAATAGAGCTTTAATGTTTAATTGTGAGTTTACTTTTGAAGGCCGAGCTGCTAGTAGCGATGCCGATAGGTTAGCCAAGTTTTCCAATTCTCTTGATCAGGGGAGGCACATTTGGATGATCCAACCCCATGATCCCTTTGTAATGCCATTTCATGTGGACTTTGAGCAATAAAGCTTGGTtacacccctcaaaaaaaaactatttttattttcttgTCTAAAAAAAACTCTCTTTCTTTTCAGTTTTTTTAGATCTCTTTCTTTTCAGTTTTTTCTTCTTCGAAATTATTAATGAAATTTTTATAAAATTTGAACTAAAAAAACTTGAGAAACCATAATGCtagtgaatttaaaaaatgttcacgattttgaAAACTGTTTGTGGATTAAAAAATATtctatattttgaaaaaaaatagcatataaaacaatGTCCATGATTTTGAAAAATCATTTGCGGGAGTTAAATTTTTTTCCATCATTTTGTAAAAGTATTCtcacattcaaaaaatgttcatgatttagaaAAATGTTCGGGAATCAAAACATGTTcacgattttgaaaaaaatattccaGTATTCAAACATATTccttaatttcaaaaaatgtttaaaaatgaAAGAAATGTTCATGAAAATTTTAAAACAAAGTTCTCAGATTTAAAAATGTACATGCATTTCAGAAATTCGAAGAAAGTTCACAGTTTCAAAAAATGATCACTGAttcaaaaaaatcgtcaaaaccaAAACATGTTAGTGAATTACAAAGATTGttggaaattttgaaaaaaatcttcgattcaaaaaatgtttatgagTTCACAAACAATGTTcaagaattcaaaaaatattcatgatttataAAAAATGTTCGCTAATTTATAagaaatattcacaaatttgaaatatgttcatgatttgaaaaaaattataaattcaaaaaatgttgatggTGTCAAGAAACATTTACGGTTCTATCAAAAAATTATGAATTTGAAAGATGTACGAAAATAAAAAATGAATCAAGTTAAAGGAAAATAATaggaaactacaaaaaaaattagaaaaacaaaaaacaaaaaaagtaaagAAAGGAAAGAACGAAAATGAAAACTAGTAGGAAAACCCGAAAGAAAAGCACACACAAAAACCGGTCTAGGAAGGTCTAGAACCTTCCTAAAACCGAAACAGATGTAGGTAGGTCGGATCTAGCGTATGTAACGGGGATCATGTGGTACGTACAAGGTCGCTACTTGGCGACCTCCGCACCCATTCCCTCCAGGCTTTAGCGAAGCCTCCACTATTGCAGCATGCGGGTGGCAAATAAGGGGAGAATATCTAGTGTATGatgcttgtggtgctaccggtgcacggAATTCACGTTACACATTTTAAGATATTCAAAAAGTTCTGGAAAAAACCAGCACATTCACACAACACAATGTAGGTTGTCACGAATTTCAATCAAAATTTGAAACAGATCCCGAAAAACAAAAATGACAAGTTCAACATTGAATagtacataacataagttgggctttagatttgacgcattatcacaTTCATGTTAAATTATTCATTTTTGTATCTTAAAAAATATTTTGaattttgatatgaatttttgCAACAACGTAGATTGATGCTGTGTCAATGTGCTAGATTTGCTTTCAGGGTTTTCTCAATGTCCTACGGCATCCGGTACACCGGTAACACCATAAGTGTGGGTGCACCGGATACATTCGCGGCAAATAAGGGCTCTCTGCAATCCGGACTAGCACAAAAAATACTGAAACCACACAAACACAGATGAGGCGACAGCACCATGCTAAACAGGCCGGCCCAAGTGAGCGGCCGGGGCTATCGCCTGCtacacaggaaaatatttttctTTCGAACACAATGAGAGTCTTTTATACAGAAGGAAAATGTTGAATACATCATCACCTCGACACATTGTGTCTACAAGTTGTGTAAATTGCAGGAATTAAACATGGATGAGTAAGAACAAACTGTTTCACAAGAAATAAAGTAGATTTAGGAACATGTAGAGTAGAAACTTTAGCAAGATTCTCAATCGACACACAAGAAATCCCAGGAACAATAAATTAAAGACACACAAATAAAGCTATTTGAGGCACAATGCATCAATTTAACGGACCCTCATGGTCTCGTGTTGATGGGAGAATATCATaatgaatagtgacattactgttCAGCACTATTCGatgctgattttgttttttttttcatagCTCATATCTAGTAATGTGTTTGAACATAAAATTTTGCAATTCAATAGAACATCACTCTCTTAACATCCCGtgtttttttttagattttttcagGACTTTGGAACATCATTTTCGAGTGGTTTTCACTCGTTTCCATCAAATGTTGGTTTCATATGATATTTTCCCCGTATTGATAAGATATGGTCATGTAATAGTAATACTTGCTCTTAACGAACGTGAATTGCTGACCGATTGCTCACTGATTTTATTCACTCAGACTGGATttgtcaagctccgccactgacACAGGGAAAATGTTGAATAGACATTCACCTCGCCAAATTGTGTCCACAAATTGTGTCAATTGCAGGAATTAAACATGGATGTGTAACAACAAACTGTTTGAATGTACTAGTCACAATAAATAAAGTTGATTTAGGAACATGTAGAGTAGAAGCTTTAGCAAGGTTCTCAATCCACACACAAGAAATCCCAGGAACAATAAATTAAGGACACACAAAAAAACATTTGAGGCACAGTGCGTCAATTTAACGGCCCCATGTGGCCTCGTATTGATGGGAGAATGTCATGCAGAAACCAACATTCGAAGAAAACTTCGTGAAAACCATGtttaaaagtttcaaaaaaattctgaaaaaaagtgCGATGTTAGGAGGATGATGTTCTATTTCCATGTGAGATTTTAAGTTATAACACATTACGGGGTgcgagctatgaaaaagacaaattccgctatgaatagtgacattactgttCAGCACTATTGAATATTGATTTTGTTTTTCTTCATAGCTCATATCTAGTAATGTGTTTGCACTTGAAATTTTGCGATTCAATAGAACATCACTCTCTTATCATCCCGTATTTCTTTGAGATTTTTTCAGAACTTTGAAACATCATTTTCGCGTGGTTTTCACCTGTTTCCACGAAATGTTGGTTTCATATGATATTTTTCCCGTATTAACAAGATATGGTCATGTAATAGTAACACTTGCTCTTAGCGAACCTGAATTACTGACCGATTGCTCACAGATTTTATTCACTCAGAGACTGGATTACACTGAACTACAAATACATCAAGGAGTTCTGCAATTTATTCAGACCACATCGGACCGCAGACAGATGGTGTCCTTGTCTCAGAGCTCCACGGGGCTGAGCAGTGGCTTCCCTGCGAAGAAGGCGTCGAGGTTGGCCGCGACGAGCTCGATCGTGCCGCGGATGGACTCCGGCGTGGCCACGGCTCTGTGCGCCGAAAGCACGACGTTGTCCATGGAGAAGAGCTCCGGCGGCACGTCCGGCTCGCTCTCGAACACGTCCAAGCCGGCGCCGCCGatgacgccctcctgcaggcagcGGACCAGCTCCGGCTCGTCCACGAGGCCGCCGCGGCCGACGTTCACCAGCACGCCGGCCTTCCCCAGCGCCTCCATCACCTCCCGGTTCACCACGTGCCTCGTCTCCTCCGTCAGCGCGCAGGATAGCACCAGCACGTCGCTGCCGGCGGCGATGTCGCGCACGGCCGGGACGAACTCGTACGGCGCCGACGGCTTGGGCGACCTCGAGTTGTAGGAGACGGCGCAGCCGAAGGCGGCGAGACGCCGCGCGATGCGGGAGCCGATGTTGCCCAGCCCCACGATCCCCACCCGCTTGCCGCTCACCTGCCATCGATTGCATAAGACTCCGGTGATCAAAATTCTCCTCTTGTGCGCGTTCTTCGAAATAATTTGGTTGCGTTGCAAAGTTGCAATTGCATAAATTTTGCGGGGATGGCCAAGAACAACTAATTCTAGCTACCGCGATTGATGGGGATCCCCGGTAAAATTAACCTTGGTGGCGAGGGGATAGTCCCCGCCGGCCGGCCAGCCGCCGCGTCGGACGTACGCGTCTGCAGCGGCGACGCGGCGGAGAGCGGCTATGACAAGCCCCACGCCGTAGTCGGCCGCGTCGTCAGAGAACGCATCCCCTGCGTTGGTGACGGCAATcctgcggcggcggcaggcggcaagATCGACGTGGTCAACGCCGACGGACGAGGCGAGTACGAGCTCCAGCTTTGGGAGCGCGCCCATGAGCTCGGCGGACACCGCCGGGAGCTCGACTGTAAGGAGCGCCCGCGCCGAGGCGGCTGTGTCCGCGTCAACATCGGCGAGAGGAAGGAGACTGTAGCGAGCTGAGAGCTCCAGCTCAAACTCTGGGATGATGGGGTCGGCCAGGAGCACGACAGGCTTGGAGGCATCGGCTTGGGTTCGAGCCGGCGGCCGCATCTCCTCAATCGGTGGTGGGTTCGGTAGGTAGTGAGCCAAGcgaaggggaagaacagagcactACTACTAAAAAACAGAGTCGTCCAGCGCACTGGTGGCCAAGAACTGGACAACTTTATGTCTCTACCTACCTTGGTGGTGAGAGGATAGTCGCCGTCGGCCGCCCACCTGCCGGCCCGGACGTGGGCCTCGGCGGCGGCCAACCGGCGGAGCACGGCGACGACGAGCCCGACGCCGTAGTCGGCCGTGTCGACCGCGAAGGCGGCGCCTGCGTTGGTGACGGCGATCCcgcggcgccggcaggcggcgaGGTCGACGTGGTTGACGCCCACGGAGATGCCCGCCACGAGCCCGAGCGCCGGGAGCGCGGCCAGGTGGTCGTCCGTGACCGGGTTGAGCCCGATGAGCAGCGCCCTCCCCTGGGCCAGGGTCGCGGCGTCGGCGTCCGCGACCAGGACGAACCGGAAGCGGCCGGCCAGCGCGGTGGCGAACTCCGGGAAGAGCGGCTGCCCCAGGAGCACCAGCGGCCTCTCGTCAGCGGGCGGCGTCGTGTCTTCCATCGCTCCGTGGAGGAAGGAATGGTATCGCTATCGCCTATCAGACTACCTGCTGCTGCTTTGGAGGGACAGAGACAAAGCCACCAGCAAACATCGGTTGCTGGACCAAATGTGGCTATTCCGAAGAACAACTCCAACCGATACGGACAAGCGCCGGTCCAACCCGCGGACCCAAACTGAAATCGCCTTCTGTGTCTGCCTAACGTATTTCAGATCCAAATTTACATCTTGTTTGCATCCGTACGAACACAAAATGAACGCGACGCACGTCCGCTCAGTGTCCACCTCGGTCCCACCTGTCGGCCACCCAACCACCCCTCGCGTGCCGGGTGCCGACCTCATCCACTTCCCTCCCCCGTccacatctaaccaagcttgcccCCTCGCCCGTGACACGCAAAACCTAACTCGCCATGGGTTCTTCAGCAAGGGCAAGCAAAAGTTCTGACACGACGCCATCTCGTCCCGTGCGTCGTCACTGTCACCACTAACTCCTCGGCacgacgtgttggggaacgtagtaatttcaaaaaatttcctacgcacacgcaagatcatggtgatgcatagcaacgagaggggagagtgttgtccacgtaccctcgtagaccgacagcggaagcgttatcacaacgcggttgatgtagtcgtacgtcttcacgatccgaccgatcaagtaccgaacgtacggcacctccgagttctacacacgttcagctcgatgacgtccctcgaactccgatccagccgagtgttgagggagagtttcgtcagcacgacggcgtggtgacgatgatgatgttccaccgacgcagggcttcgcctaagctccgcaacggtattatcgaggtgtaatatggtggaggggggcaccgcacacggctaagagatctcaaggatcaattgttgtgtctctggggtgcccccctgcccccgtatataaaggagcaagggggaggcagccgccaaggggagaggcgcgccataggggggagtcctactcccaccgggagtaggactcctttccttgtgggagtaggagaagggaaggggggagaaagaaggaagggtgcgccccccttccctagtccaattcg
This region of Triticum aestivum cultivar Chinese Spring chromosome 2D, IWGSC CS RefSeq v2.1, whole genome shotgun sequence genomic DNA includes:
- the LOC123051097 gene encoding glyoxylate/hydroxypyruvate reductase HPR3 isoform X2, which produces MEDTTPPADERPLVLLGQPLFPEFATALAGRFRFVLVADADAATLAQGRALLIGLNPVTDDHLAALPALGLVAGISVGVNHVDLAACRRRGIAVTNAGAAFAVDTADYGVGLVVAVLRRLAAAEAHVRAGRWAADGDYPLTTKVSGKRVGIVGLGNIGSRIARRLAAFGCAVSYNSRSPKPSAPYEFVPAVRDIAAGSDVLVLSCALTEETRHVVNREVMEALGKAGVLVNVGRGGLVDEPELVRCLQEGVIGGAGLDVFESEPDVPPELFSMDNVVLSAHRAVATPESIRGTIELVAANLDAFFAGKPLLSPVEL
- the LOC123051097 gene encoding glyoxylate/hydroxypyruvate reductase HPR3 isoform X1, with translation MRPPARTQADASKPVVLLADPIIPEFELELSARYSLLPLADVDADTAASARALLTVELPAVSAELMGALPKLELVLASSVGVDHVDLAACRRRRIAVTNAGDAFSDDAADYGVGLVIAALRRVAAADAYVRRGGWPAGGDYPLATKVSGKRVGIVGLGNIGSRIARRLAAFGCAVSYNSRSPKPSAPYEFVPAVRDIAAGSDVLVLSCALTEETRHVVNREVMEALGKAGVLVNVGRGGLVDEPELVRCLQEGVIGGAGLDVFESEPDVPPELFSMDNVVLSAHRAVATPESIRGTIELVAANLDAFFAGKPLLSPVEL